A region of Diadema setosum chromosome 15, eeDiaSeto1, whole genome shotgun sequence DNA encodes the following proteins:
- the LOC140238472 gene encoding uncharacterized protein produces the protein MDAYTWCIVVLLIVVALVGIPGNVLVMLVYQRKAKRLSMNVYISGLAVVDLFVCFLSAYRLYFWIHESKFKSKALCQVFTWLGFSSEMITAFLTTAIAFDRYMSICKPHTGLITPVRALVSIVLCTVVSGLLSLVSITIYGIEGDKCVIIQKGLLLYVFATLTFSAFALLMVMALVLYWLVFREVKKRTKVGPRLIQVRPRNDNSSSNPQKPIILRSQSVPCSPTHGASRFDARAGWDRTRQLMISKQLNQRVTLVRVAAAFAAKHSSDSELDIEHVETVSIHQSAFLTTNYTRWDVAPKRSSVSALTLATPTRSRADSCITQLGSQIALNGNVALNQDSSGALAIPIPPPAMRRRRTGKMLLLATVVFVVTWTARCIMWLVEAQQEEWWDNVRDTSPPGFATLIVLQHLYYTTPAVNPIIYSYVNPRFRDDCAKLLKRLKCRLRNDL, from the coding sequence ATGGATGCCTACACGTGGTGTATCGTCGTGCTACTCATCGTCGTCGCGTTGGTAGGCATCCCGGGGAACGTGCTGGTGATGCTGGTGTACCAGCGCAAGGCAAAGCGGTTGAGCATGAACGTCTACATCAGCGGCTTGGCTGTGGTAGATTTATTCGTCTGCTTCCTGTCGGCATACCGGTTGTACTTCTGGATCCATGAgtccaaatttaaaagcaagGCTCTTTGTCAGGTCTTCACCTGGTTAGGGTTTTCCAGCGAAATGATCACGGCGTTCTTAACAACTGCCATTGCTTTCGACCGCTATATGTCAATTTGTAAGCCGCACACTGGCCTCATCACCCCCGTTCGAGCCCTGGTCTCAATCGTCTTGTGTACCGTCGTCAGCGGGCTGCTTAGTCTCGTCTCCATAACCATCTACGGAATCGAGGGTGATAAGTGTGTGATCATTCAAAAAGGATTGTTGCTATACGTGTTCGCAACACTGACGTTCTCGGCCTTTGCGCTACTCATGGTGATGGCCCTGGTATTGTATTGGCTTGTTTTCCGCGAGGTAAAAAAGCGGACTAAAGTGGGCCCGCGCCTGATACAAGTGAGGCCCAGAAATGACAACTCGAGTTCGAACCCTCAGAAGCCGATTATTCTGCGATCGCAGTCAGTGCCCTGCTCTCCCACGCACGGCGCGTCCAGGTTTGACGCGAGGGCCGGCTGGGATCGAACGCGTCAGCTGATGATTTCCAAGCAGCTAAACCAGCGGGTTACTCTGGTCAGAGTGGCGGCTGCTTTCGCGGCAAAGCACTCATCGGACTCAGAACTGGACATCGAACACGTCGAAACTGTTTCCATACATCAAAGCGCGTTTCTAACCACTAATTATACGCGCTGGGACGTCGCCCCGAAACGTAGTAGTGTGTCTGCGTTGACCCTCGCGACGCCAACGCGTTCGCGGGCTGATAGCTGCATCACACAGCTTGGAAGTCAGATAGCTCTCAATGGCAACGTTGCGCTGAATCAAGACTCCAGCGGCGCCCTAGCCATCCCGATTCCACCTCCAGCGATGCGACGACGTCGAACGGGCAAGATGCTCCTTCTGGCGACAGTTGTGTTCGTGGTCACGTGGACGGCACGGTGCATCATGTGGTTGGTCGAAGCTCAACAAGAGGAGTGGTGGGATAACGTACGGGACACCAGCCCGCCCGGCTTTGCAACACTGATCGTACTCCAGCATCTGTACTACACGACACCGGCAGTCAATCCAATAATCTATAGCTACGTCAATCCACGTTTTCGGGATGACTGTGCTAAGCTCCTGAAGAGGCTAAAATGCAGACTAAGAAATGACTTATAA